The genomic region AAAATTGAGGCCGTCGGACAGGTTGCGGTTCATAAGCGTACGTGAGTTTCTGCCAAAAATACGATAAATAAAGTTCCCGCAGATGGCCGGTTCGCCGCTGTGCCGATTTGGGGCCGGATTTTTACAGCGCTGTGCTGCGTACATCGGCGTGTCAAATCTGCGTCGCGGCGGTGAACCGGCAAGATGCGGGAACTTCGGGAACAAGTGCTATTTAATGATCTGTTTCATCGCCTCAATCTCGCGCTGGCTGTTGGCCACCATCCGTTCGGCATGCGCGCGAAGCGTCGGGTTTTTGGCATATTTGAGATACGTCTGCGACAGGTCGATGCCGTCCTGATGATGCTGGATCATCGTGGCAATCAGGTCCTTGTCGGCATCGCCCGTCATGCGTCCGTTCATGCCTTTCTGGGTGTCCATATCCATGGCGTTCAGCTTTTGGTTGATTTCCTGCGAGAAAGAGGGGTTGGCCGAGGCCGCCGTCAGTTCGCGGGAAAGCTGATTGAGCTCGGCCAGGTCTTTTTCTTTCTCCGGAACCAGATTGCGCATGAACGTCATCAGTTCCGGATTCTTGCCGCTTTTGAGGCCCTGCTGGATGAGGTCGATCTCCGACTGGTGGTGAATTTTCGTCAGCGTGGCGTAATCCATGTCCGGATCGCCGGTCTTGCGGGCCGATTTCATCTGGCTGGCCATCTGCGTCATCGGCTGAACCAGGGCGCTGTTGGCGTTGGTCGGGCGGCTTTCCCGTCCCTGGGCCGCCGAGCCGGTCGGGGTAGACTGGGCCAGTCCGCTGGTGCAGCCGATCACCGCCAGAAAGGCGGCCAGCCACAGGCCCGTACGTTCGGGCAAAAAGGTATGTCGTTTCATAACGTCGTTGATTGGTTGTTTTCTCTAATAACTATTTTTTGGAAAAGGAGTTGGCAGAAACCACCGGCTGCCCGGCTGATTCAGACCTATTGGCTGTTTTAATTTAGAATTATTACAAAGAATCTTGACAGCTATGCAGATCCCTTGTACTTTTACAGTGTGAAAGCGGCCAGGAACGGCCGGTGTGTTTTCTGAATTTGTACGTAAAGTGCCGACTGATCTTTTTGCACATACTTCGCTGACCGAGTTATACAGCAACGCTAAAGGCGCCACTTTCCAGTGTGACCGCACCAACCGGCTCATTGTGCAGTTTGGCGACGCCCGGATTGCCCTGCGCGTGGCGGACTTCGTGACCTTCAAGCGGCGGGTGGATTCCGTGGACATTCACACGATGCTTTTCAATCTGGACGATGCCTACGACGTCGAAATCATCAGCGCGCCCCGCACCGACCATCTGTTTGTCCTGACGCTCTGTGACCTCATTGCCCTCCGCGACCTCCTCGACGGTACGCGCTTTGTCCTTGATCTGAACTCGCTGCTGTGCGAGCGGCTGTACACTTCGCTGGTTTACTAGATAAATTATTACTTCGGAGAACGGTGTCGCCCCTTACGGTCGTGGCACCGTTTTTCTTTGCCTTTTTCGGTTCGCCGAAAGGGCCGGATTGCTTTGCTGCACCTCGTCAGCCTGGCACCGCTGTACTTAGACTCATTTCAAATTGCTCCTCTTCTGGCCTCTGAGCAAACTTTTTTTCAAAAAACTGATTAGTATTACTACCAGAAATAAGAAACAGGCACAGCCCTCTTTTATAAAATTGATAACCAGATGAAAGATTTAGTCAGAATGCGGACCTCGCTCAAGGAAGAAATTGAGCGGATTCTCAACGAACAGATAAAAATGGAAGCTCACTCGTCGGCGATTTACCTGTCGATGGCTTCGTGGTGCGACCGCAACGGCTTTGATTACAGCGCCAACTACTTCTATAAACAGTCCAACGAAGAACGGAACCACATGCTGAAGATCTTCAAGTATGTGGCCGATATGGGCGGAACGGCTGTTTCGCCGGAAGTGACCAATGTGCCCCAGGATTTTGCCGGTTTCCGCGACATTTTCGAACTGGCACTGGAGCAGGAGATTGCCGTCACGCACTCCATCAACCGGATTGTGGACGCCGCCCGCCGGGTGTACGACTTCAACACGGAAGAATTCATGATGTGGTTCGTGAAGGAACAGCGCGAAGAAGAGTACGTAGCCCGTCGCGCCGTCGAACTGTTCGACGTGATCGGTGAAGAAGGCGTTGGCCGGTACATGATCGACAAGGCAATTCCGAAAATCTCCTACGACGGCGGAGAAGCGGAATAAGCAATAGTCCAACAAAGGGAAGGGTAATGCAGGGGCGCAAAGGATTTCTGGCGCTCGGGCATTACCCTTTCTGCTTTTCGGCAAGAGAAGTGGCGGGTCCGACAAACCTTTCGGGTCTACAAATCGCTTTATCAAAAACGATTCTCCGTTTTCATGGATGTACTCATCATCGGCGGCGGACTGGCCGGACTTGTAAGCGCGCTGGAACTGGCCCGCAAAGGCTTTCGGATTACGTTAATTGAGAAGAAAACGTACCCTTTTCACAAAGTCTGCGGGGAGTACGTATCCAACGAAGTGCGGCCGTACCTGGAGTCGCTGGGCGTTGACCTGCGGGCGCTGGGCGCGTTGGTCATCGAACGCTTCCGGTTTACCTCGCCCTCGGGCCGTATGCTCGAAACGCGGCTGGACCTGGGCGGATTCGGTGTCAGTCGCTACACGCTCGACTACGCGCTCTACCAACTGGCCGAAGACGCCGGGGTGCAGTTTGTGCTCGGCAAGCAGGTGGACCGGGTGGACTTCGACGGCAATCAGTTCACAGCGGAACTTGCCGACGGGCAGCGGCTGGCGGCCCGGCTGGTGATCGGTGCTTTCGGCAAGCGTTCGAGGCTGGACAAACAACTGGGGCGGGCGTTCATGGAAAAGCCGTCGCCCTACGTGGGCGTCAAGTACCACATCCGACAGGGACCAACGCACCGGGGCTTTCCTACGGATATTATTGCCCTGCATAATTTTCAGGACGGCTACTGCGGAATGTCGGCCATTGAGGAGGGCAAATACTGTTTCTGCTACCTCACTACCCGCGAAAATGTCCGGCAGTACGGCAGCATTCCGGCGATGGAACATGCCCTGATGTACCAAAATCCGCATCTGAAGGCTGTTTTCGAAACGTTCGAGTTTGTTTTTGACAAGCCCGAAGTCATCAACGAAATCTCTTTTGCGCCCAAACGGGCCGTCGAAGACCATATCCTGATGGCCGGCGACTCCGCCGGGCTGATTACGCCGCTCTGCGGCAACGGCATGGCTATGGCCATTCATGGGGCCAAACTCGTCAGCGACGTATCCGCCGAATTTCTGCAAAACCGCATCAGCCGTTCGCAACTGGAAGCCCGGTACGAGCAGGAGTGGCAGCGGCAGTTTGCCCGTCGTCTGTGGGTAGGCCGCACCGTGCAGAAGCTTTTCGGTGCCCCCCGCCTCTCCGAACTCGCCATCTCCGTCTTCGGCTTCAAACCCCTTCTCCACGGAGTCATGCGCCAAACGCACGGGAAGGTGCTGGTGGGGTGAAGAAAGGGGAATTTTGAATGATTGAATGACAGAATGACTGATAGGGCTGTCGGGGCGGTTGAATGATGAATGGTTGAATTTTGAATGTTGAATGTTGGCTCCGCAGGGGTTAAGGAAGTGGAGTAACTCAACCGCCTCGGCGGCCCCATCAACCCGCCGGCCCCATCATCTATCAGTCATTCAGTCACTCAGTCATTGAACATTCAAAATTCAATCATTCAAAATTCCCCCTTTCTCACCCCACCGGCACTACGGTCGTGTTTTTCACTTCTGCCATCACGAAAAAGCTGCTGATGTGGAGGATGCCGGGGATGACCGAAAGGCGGTTCTGGTAGAACTGGTTATAGCTTTCCATGTCGCGGACGATGATCTTCAGCAGGTAGTCGAAGGAACCCGAAACCCGGTTGCATTCCAAGATCTCGGGTAGGCTGGCGGCGGCCTGGTCGAAGTCGGCGAAGGTGTCGCGAGTCTGTTTGTCGAGCGTCACCTGACAGTAGACCATGAGCGTATTCCCGAGTTTTTTCTTGTTGACGAGCATCACGTAGCGGTCGATAACGCCCTCTCGTTCGAGGCGCTTAATGCGTTCATGGACAGGCGTTTTTGACAGGTTGATCTGCTGGCCGATTTCCTGGATGGTCAGCCGGGCATCTTCCTGGAGAAGCTTCAGAATCTTCTGGTCAATCGCATCGAGTTCGGTCATGGTAGAACATTTTCCTGAAAAAGCCCGGATAAATTAATTTCTTGGAATATATTCCTACATAAATACGGATTATAATCCCATTTTCCCAATAATTCCTTCATACTTAGAACTAATGCACTGAAATTGTACTTTTGTGAAGTCAAGATTACACTTCACGCGAGTCAAGATTACACTTCATATTTTTCTTGCCCTATGATTATTGGTGTTCCCAAAGAAATTAAGAACAACGAGAACCGCGTTGCCCTCACGCCCGCCGGTGTTGCAGAACTGAAAAAGTACGGACACACGGTTTATGTGCAGACCAACGCCGGTCAGGGAAGCGGGTTTGTGGATGCCGAATACAAGGAAGCCGGAGCCACCATTTTGCCGACGATTGAGGAAGTGTACGGCATTGCCGACATGATCATCAAGGTAAAGGAGCCGATTGCTTCTGAGTATAACCTGATTAAAGAAAATCAACTGCTTTTCACTTATTTCCACTTTGCCTCGTCGGAAGAACTGACGCGGGCGATGATTGAGCGGAAAGCGGTCTGTCTGGCTTACGAAACGGTAGAAAAAACAGACCGTTCGCTGCCGCTGCTGGTTCCGATGTCGGAAGTAGCCGGCCGGATGGCAATTCAGGAAGGAGCCAAGTATCTGGAGAAACCGCTAAAAGGGCGGGGTATCCTGCTGGGCGGCGTGCCGGGCGTAAAGCCGGCCAATGTCCTGGTGCTGGGCGGCGGAATCGTCGGCACGCAGGCGGCCAAAATGGCGGCCGGTCTGGGCGCTCACGTGACGATCATGGACGTCAGCCTGCCGCGGCTGCGTTACCTCTCGGATATCATGCCGCCGAACGTGGTGACGATGATGTCCAATGACTACAGCATTCGGGAGCAGGTCAAAGGCGCCGACCTGATCGTTGGCGCGGTGCTGATTCCGGGTGCCAAAGCGCCGCACCTGATTACCCGCGACATGCTGAAAACCATGCGTCCGGGTACCGTTCTGGTGGACGTGGCGGTTGACCAGGGGGGCTGCATCGAAACCTGCACCCCGACGACGCACGAAAACCCGACGTACATCATCGACGACGTGGTTCACTACTGCGTAGCCAACATGCCGGGCGCTGTGCCTTACACCTCAACGCTGGCGCTGACGAACGCCACCCTGCCGTACGCGTTGCAACTGGCGAACAAAGGATGGGTGAAAGCCTGCCAGCAGAACGAAGAGCTTTGCAAAGGCCTCAACGTGGTGAACGGCAAAGTGGTGTACCAAGGCGTAGCGGATGCTTTCGGCCTGCCGCTGACCGGCATCGCCGACGTTCTACAGGAAGAGACGGCCGAATTACAGGCTTAATACGATACTTAATAAAGTTAAGGGTTTAGGAATAAAATGAATCAGAAAAGCGCGGCCAGTTTGTGCCGCGCTTTTTTCAAAAAATAAATGCCATATCTGCGAGATATGGCATTTATTTTTTGAAAAAAGAAGTTAGGCGACAGCGGCAACGATCGCTTCGGCCGAAAGCTTCTGCTGCTCCCCCGTAACCATATTTTTCAGCGCCAGAAGGCCCGTCCGCATCTCCTCCGAACCAATCAGCACGACGTACGGAATTTCCTTCTGGTTAGCGTAATCCAGCTGTTTTTTTAGCTTGGCCGAATCCGGGTAGGCTTCCGCCGGGATGTCGGCGGCCCGGAGGCGCGTCAGCAGGGGCAGGCCCACCGCGCGGGCTTCGGGGTCCATGTGTACCACCAGCACCCGGGTCGTTTGCAGTTGCGTATCCGGCCAGAGGTTCAGCTCTTCCATGACGTCGTAGATCCGGTCGACGCCCAGCGAAATGCCCACGCCCGATAGGCCCGGCATGCCGAACGTACCCGTCAGGTTGTCGTACCGGCCGCCGCCGCTGATCGAGCCGATCTGCACCCTGCCCGCTTTGACCTCAAAAATAGCCCCGGTATAGTAGGAGAGCCCCCGCGCCAGCGTGATGTCGAACTGCATCTGCGTATTTTCCAGACCGTACTGACGGACCAGCTGCCAGACTTCTTCCAGTTCGGCCAGCCCTTTGAGGCCCACTTCCGAACCGGCCAGCCAGGTTTTGAGCTGGGCAAAGGCGGCCCCAGTTTCGTCCGGAAAGGCAAACATCGGCTCCAGGCGGGCGATGGCTTCGTCGGTCAGGCCGCGCTGCTGCAGTTCCTCGATTACTTTTTCCTTGCCGATTTTATCCAGCTTATCGATGGCTACGGCCAGCGTACTTTCCTGTCCCGGTGCCCCGATGACTTCCGAGATGCCGGTCAGAATCTTGCGGTTGTTGATTTTCACCGTAAAATCCCGAACGCCGAGGTTGCGCAGGGCCTCGTGGAGCATGAGCACAATCTCCGCTTCGCACAGGAGCGAATCCGTCCCGACGACATCGGCGTCGCATTGCACAAATTCGCGGTAGCGGCCTTTCTGCGGCCGGTCGGCGCGCCAGACGGGCTGAATCTGGTAGCGTTTGAACGGCATCGGCAGGGCGTGCCGGTTCATGACCACGTAACGGGCAAAGGGAACGGTCAGGTCATAACGCAGACCTTTTTCCGAGATTTTCAGGGCCAGTTTCCGGGAGCCTTCAGCCAGGTCGGTGGCGGTTAGTTTATCGGCGAATTCGCCGGAATTCAGAACTTTAAACAGAAGTTGGTCGCCTTCCTCGCCGTATTTTCCCATCAGGACCGACAGGTTTTCGAGGGCGGGCGTTTCGAGCGGCTGAAACCCGTAGCGCCGGAAGGTTTCGCGGATGGTATTCAGCAGAAACATCCGTTTGCGCATCTGTTCCGGCCCAAAATCGCGGGTGCCGCGAGCTAAGCTTGGTTTTTGCATGGCGCAAAAGTACAAACAAAGTCGTAAGTCATAAAGTCGCAGGTAGCTCTGCCAGGCTAGAAAACGGCAAACCACCTACGACTTGCGACTTTATGACTTACGACTTTGCTTACTTGCCTACTCTTTCGTACTTTTGCGAACTATTTTGAACCAGATATAAAATTCATACAACAATGGGAGTTTCAGAACTGAAGCGCAAAGACCGCAAAAATAAGGCTCGTGCCAACAACAAACAGCAGAAGATTAAGCAGCTGCTGCGCCGTCCGGACATCAAAAACGTAGACGTAGAAGCCATCAAGGCCTCTTTCGCCGAGAAGAAGCAGCAGGCGGCGGAGTAAAGTTGGATGGCGTCGGGGCGAAGCGGCCCGGTAGCCTCTGAGGCGACCCGCCCGGCCTTTATCCCGTAGCCACTCTGAAACTCTGTTATTGATACAAAACCTCGTTACGGCTTACGGACGGGGTTTTCTTTTTTCAACAGGAGTCGAATCTCTTTTTTGAGGCGGCGGCGGTATTCGCGGCGAATCGTCATCTGGGCCCGGTACACAATAGCCTGGCCGAATAACGAGATACCGGCGTTGATGACAACCAAACTGTACGTTCCCAGCAGAAACCAGCGGCTGAAGGGCTCTCCGTGTTCCTTGAGCATCGCGGCGCTATGAAACACACAAAGACCGTAACCGATCATCATCAGACTGATGGGCGAGAGCAGGAGCCATTTGGTCCGGGTGCTCATGTTCTTCAGCAGGCGTCTGCCGGGCGGCTTGTGGGGTTTCGGCGGTGTCGTCATGGGGTGAAAAGTATTGGTTGACAAATGTATGAGCAAAGCAACATTTTGTAGACTTTTGTTCCAAAGTAGTTATAAAATGGCGTTTTTTGCTCAAACCTGCCGTGGTTTTAGGTCTGATAATTCATGAAAAAGCTGATAAGTTTTGTTCTCCGGTATGTGCCGCGCCCGATGTTGCAGCGCGTGAGCCATTATGCCCTGAAAGGAATGGCTGTTTTTTACCGGGGAAACAAGGTGGAATGTCCGGTCTGCGGCAGCCATTTCCGGGAATTTGTGCCTTACGGCCGCATGCCCGCCCGCCCCAACGCCCTTTGCCCGGATTGCCTGTCGCTCGAACGGCACCGCCTGATGTACCTGTATCTGCAACGGAAAACCAACTTTTTCCAGAGCAACCTGAAAGTACTGCACGTGGCCCCGGAGCACTGCTTCATCAAACGCTTCGAAAAGCAGAAAAACCTCGATTACATTACCGCGGACATCGAATCGCCGCTGGCTAAGGTGAAAATGGACATCCACCACATTCCTTTTGCTGACAATACCTTCGACGTGGCGTTCTGCAACCACGTCATGGAACACGTGGACGACGATGTCCGGGCGAGCAGTGAACTGTACCGCGTGCTGAAACCCGGCGGCTGGGCCATCATCCAGTCACCCATCGACTACAGCCGGGCGACTACGTTTGAAGACCCCACCATCACCGACCCCAAAGAACGGGAACGCCTGTTCTGGCAAAGCGACCACGTCCGGCTCTACGGACAGGATTACGCAGAACGCCTCGCCAAAGGCGGTTTTTCCGTCAAAGAAGACCGGTTTGTGATGGAGATGCCCAAAGAGGAAGTGCAGCGGTTCGCGCTGCCGGGGGGAGAGATTATCTACTTCTGCAAGAAAATCTGAACCGGGATTCACCGGAGGTCTGGAACCGGGATTACACAGATTTAAGGATTCACTTGATTTTTTATTGAGGCGAAGCAATCATAGTTAATCCTTTAATCTGTGTAATCCCGGTCAAGACGTTACAGCACTGCCTCGTACACCTTATCCCGAGCTTTCTCCAGTCCCACGTGCAGGGGGCTGTCGGTGACGGTTCCCAGATTGACTCCGATGAACACGTAGACGCCCTCTTTCGGAAAATAATATAGTTCGCAGCCCGCGCCGATGCCGCCGCCCGAATGGCCCCAGCCTTCGTGGCCGTTGATGGTCGTTGGAATGAGGCCCAGGCCGTAGGCCGGTTTGCCCTGCGGGTCGTTCACCCAGGTTTTCATCTGCGCCATGGTTGCGGCAGAAAGCAGTTTTCCCTCCATCAGCCCTTTCAGAAATTTGACCGCATCAACGGGCGTCGCCACGATGCCATCGTCGCCGATGAGGGCAGCCACGTTGT from Tellurirhabdus rosea harbors:
- a CDS encoding DUF305 domain-containing protein, with amino-acid sequence MKRHTFLPERTGLWLAAFLAVIGCTSGLAQSTPTGSAAQGRESRPTNANSALVQPMTQMASQMKSARKTGDPDMDYATLTKIHHQSEIDLIQQGLKSGKNPELMTFMRNLVPEKEKDLAELNQLSRELTAASANPSFSQEINQKLNAMDMDTQKGMNGRMTGDADKDLIATMIQHHQDGIDLSQTYLKYAKNPTLRAHAERMVANSQREIEAMKQIIK
- a CDS encoding ferritin, with protein sequence MKDLVRMRTSLKEEIERILNEQIKMEAHSSAIYLSMASWCDRNGFDYSANYFYKQSNEERNHMLKIFKYVADMGGTAVSPEVTNVPQDFAGFRDIFELALEQEIAVTHSINRIVDAARRVYDFNTEEFMMWFVKEQREEEYVARRAVELFDVIGEEGVGRYMIDKAIPKISYDGGEAE
- a CDS encoding NAD(P)/FAD-dependent oxidoreductase; this encodes MDVLIIGGGLAGLVSALELARKGFRITLIEKKTYPFHKVCGEYVSNEVRPYLESLGVDLRALGALVIERFRFTSPSGRMLETRLDLGGFGVSRYTLDYALYQLAEDAGVQFVLGKQVDRVDFDGNQFTAELADGQRLAARLVIGAFGKRSRLDKQLGRAFMEKPSPYVGVKYHIRQGPTHRGFPTDIIALHNFQDGYCGMSAIEEGKYCFCYLTTRENVRQYGSIPAMEHALMYQNPHLKAVFETFEFVFDKPEVINEISFAPKRAVEDHILMAGDSAGLITPLCGNGMAMAIHGAKLVSDVSAEFLQNRISRSQLEARYEQEWQRQFARRLWVGRTVQKLFGAPRLSELAISVFGFKPLLHGVMRQTHGKVLVG
- a CDS encoding Lrp/AsnC family transcriptional regulator, coding for MTELDAIDQKILKLLQEDARLTIQEIGQQINLSKTPVHERIKRLEREGVIDRYVMLVNKKKLGNTLMVYCQVTLDKQTRDTFADFDQAAASLPEILECNRVSGSFDYLLKIIVRDMESYNQFYQNRLSVIPGILHISSFFVMAEVKNTTVVPVG
- the ald gene encoding alanine dehydrogenase; translated protein: MIIGVPKEIKNNENRVALTPAGVAELKKYGHTVYVQTNAGQGSGFVDAEYKEAGATILPTIEEVYGIADMIIKVKEPIASEYNLIKENQLLFTYFHFASSEELTRAMIERKAVCLAYETVEKTDRSLPLLVPMSEVAGRMAIQEGAKYLEKPLKGRGILLGGVPGVKPANVLVLGGGIVGTQAAKMAAGLGAHVTIMDVSLPRLRYLSDIMPPNVVTMMSNDYSIREQVKGADLIVGAVLIPGAKAPHLITRDMLKTMRPGTVLVDVAVDQGGCIETCTPTTHENPTYIIDDVVHYCVANMPGAVPYTSTLALTNATLPYALQLANKGWVKACQQNEELCKGLNVVNGKVVYQGVADAFGLPLTGIADVLQEETAELQA
- the hisS gene encoding histidine--tRNA ligase; this translates as MQKPSLARGTRDFGPEQMRKRMFLLNTIRETFRRYGFQPLETPALENLSVLMGKYGEEGDQLLFKVLNSGEFADKLTATDLAEGSRKLALKISEKGLRYDLTVPFARYVVMNRHALPMPFKRYQIQPVWRADRPQKGRYREFVQCDADVVGTDSLLCEAEIVLMLHEALRNLGVRDFTVKINNRKILTGISEVIGAPGQESTLAVAIDKLDKIGKEKVIEELQQRGLTDEAIARLEPMFAFPDETGAAFAQLKTWLAGSEVGLKGLAELEEVWQLVRQYGLENTQMQFDITLARGLSYYTGAIFEVKAGRVQIGSISGGGRYDNLTGTFGMPGLSGVGISLGVDRIYDVMEELNLWPDTQLQTTRVLVVHMDPEARAVGLPLLTRLRAADIPAEAYPDSAKLKKQLDYANQKEIPYVVLIGSEEMRTGLLALKNMVTGEQQKLSAEAIVAAVA
- a CDS encoding class I SAM-dependent methyltransferase, whose amino-acid sequence is MKKLISFVLRYVPRPMLQRVSHYALKGMAVFYRGNKVECPVCGSHFREFVPYGRMPARPNALCPDCLSLERHRLMYLYLQRKTNFFQSNLKVLHVAPEHCFIKRFEKQKNLDYITADIESPLAKVKMDIHHIPFADNTFDVAFCNHVMEHVDDDVRASSELYRVLKPGGWAIIQSPIDYSRATTFEDPTITDPKERERLFWQSDHVRLYGQDYAERLAKGGFSVKEDRFVMEMPKEEVQRFALPGGEIIYFCKKI